The genomic segment GTTAAGATTCCCTTTAATGCTTTCTTCTTCAAAAGAGACTTTCCCAATTGGGACATGAACAACACCAGAGGATCGTTCTATTCTATATTCAATCTGTCCGGCTTTGACACTTTGAATAGCCTCGGCAACATCCATTGTGACAGTGCCAGCCTTCGCATTAGGCATCAGCCCTCGGGGTCCAAGGATACGTCCGAGTTTTGGCATAATACTCCGCATCAAGTCTGGTGTAGCAATTGCTGTATCAAACTCAAGCCATCCATCAGCAATTTTATCTACCAATTCGTCTGTTCCGACAAAATCCGCCCCAGATTCTTCGGCTTGTCGTGCCGGGTCGCCTTGGGCAAAAACGACAACCCGGACAGATTTACCCGTCCCGTATGGGAGGGCAACGGTGCCGCGGATATTCTGATCGGCTTGTCGAGCATCTACACCGAGACGCGATGCCAAATCTACCGTCTCATCAAACTTTGCCTTGCTGGTTTTTTTCAGGAGCGAGACAGCCTCATCAACCGTGTGAAGTTTGAACCTGTCCACCTGTTCTTTAATTTCGCGGTATCGCTTCCCTTTTTTCGCCATGTTATTCTCCGATACTTACAGGGCATCTCTATCTGCCCTGTTTCAAAGCGAATTTCCTCGTATGCGGACGATACTACGGTTCATCCACACCCAAAGACTTCATTCAATTGTAAGCCCCATACTGCGGGCGGTGCCTTCCACCATCCGCATCGCAGCCTCTAAGTCTGTGGTATTCAAATCAGGCAACTTTGTCTGTGCGATCTCGCGAATCTGCTCCATTTTGACGGAAGCGACCTTATTTCGGTTCGGTTCCCCTGAACCTTTAGCGATCTTCGCTGCGGATTTCAACAAGACCGCGGCGGGTGGGGATTTCACGACGAACGCAAACGATCTATCGCTATAACACGTGATGATTGTCGTGACCACCATACCGGTTTGATGCTGCGTCTGGGCGTTAAAGGATTTGATAAACTCCTGCAGATTAATCATATAAGGTGCAAGACTCGGCCCAACGGGCGGTTGCGGTGTTGCCTGTCCGGATACCAATTGGAGCTTAACTTCACCTGCCACTTTTTTTGCCATTGTTCTTCCTGTCCTGAATTTTGTGAATTCTACAGTGCGTTTAGAAAACAACACTATTGCGTTTTAGTTTAATTGCTCAACTTCAAGCATTCCGAGATCAACAGATGTTGAGCGTCCGAAAAGCGAAATACTCAAACGCAAACGGTGGTGCACCATATCAACTTCTTCAATCTCACCCGGAAATCCACTGAAGGGACCATTTATCACTTTCACCTTATCACCAACCTCATATTCGATGAGTGGTGTTGGCGGAACTTCCTCTTCCTCCGTCGACATCTGTAACATCGCTTCAACATCTTCAGGACTTAGAGGCGATGGATGAGCAGGCGGACCCAAGAAATTCATAACACCAGGGGTCTCTTGTATGAGTGCCCAACTTCTCTGCCCAATCTGACTATCGACATGTGGACCCAGCTCATGGGTGGTATTAATGAGAACATACCCTGGATAAGAAGGACGGATACTGACTTTGCGCTGACTGTCTTTTACCTCCACCACTTCGGTTTCGGGGACGTTCACCTGCAAAATTTCATCCTGTAACTCTTCCCTTGCAATCATATTATCAAGGCTGAGTTTAACCTTCTTTTCATGTCCGGTATATATCTGAACAACGTACCAGTATCCATCCATATTCTGATTCACGATTAAGTCAATTGTGCTATTAAAAAACCCAAAGCCATTAGCGAATAAAGAGTGTTCTAAGAAAAGCCATACCGAAGCCTTCGAGTGAAGTGTTCAAAAGGTATCGACTCACAACAACGGCGATTAAAGGAACACACGCTATTGCTGTCGCCACCAACTTCCGGTTTTGCTCGCTTCCGAAGAGCGAGTCATCGTCGGATGCCCTCGCTTCTCTGCTACTCCGAGGTTGGTTTTCCCAACTTTTAACAAAAAAGAAAACGAGGATCGGAAGGGCTATCAAAACAACCCAACTTAAGGGGCTACTCCATGCAGGGAAAGCAGAGTTACCGTCCACCAAACCGATAAATAATCCTAACAGCGCAGACGCAACAATGACTGTAATCGTACTACCCTGAACCTCTTTTATGTCGGGTTTGGTGACCTTCTGCCACTCCAGATTAATCCCCTGAATGTAATTTTTTAAACGAGTTATCATAAGTTAAAAGGCAGGCCAGGAGGGATTCGAACCCCCAACACTCGGTTTTGGAGACCGACGCTCTAGCCGTTGGAGCTACTGGCCTGCAAGAGTTTCGTAGGACAACATACAAACCTAAGCGAGAAAATCTCACGCTTAAGGCAATGCCTACTTAAAAGTTATCGTGTTTCTTTGTGAACTGTATGCTTTCGACAAAAGCGACAGTACTTCTTCCGTTCGTACCGATTTTGATTCGTCCGACGGTTACGGGTCGTCACATAATTCCGCCGATTGCATGCATCACAGGCTAACTGTGCAATATCTCTTGGCATAATAAACGCTCTACTTTAGTAGTTAAGTGGGGCCGACGACCGGGATTGAACCGGTGACCTCGTCCTTACCAAGGACGCGCTCTACCGACTGAGCTACGTCGGCATAGATAAAAAACATCAACAAGCGGGAGACGGGATTTGAACCCGCGACACATGGCTTGGAAGGCCAATGCTCTACCAGCTGAGCTACTCCCGCAGAATCTCAATAATCTTACGACTTTAACTAAAATAACAGATGGGGGCAGATGGATTCGAACCACCGTAGGCATTGCCAACAGATTTACAGTCTGCCCTTTTTGACCACTCAAGCATACCCCCAAATAAAAGCTGACGAGAGGAATCGAACCTCCAACCTAGTGATTACAAATCACTTGCTCTACCATTGAGCCACGTCAGCAAACAGACATTTTATAATTATACCCGCTCTACTGTAGATTGTCAAGTGATTTTTCTCTGGAACCGAGAAGCACTTTCAGCAGAAAATATCCTCCGATTCACCCAGATTAGAGTCCTTCTTCGCGTTCCTCTTCTTCAGGCTGCTGCGATGCGTCAGAAACGATTTCTTCATTGAAGATATCGCTCTCATCATTTGCGTCTTGAGGATCCGTAAAAATTGAGACTGCACTGGAATCGGGCGCTTCCGCTTCACCCTGTTTATAATGAAGCTTCCCCTCAACTAATTCTTGTGTGGCAATAGCGACGGGTTTCTGTTTTTTATTTCCTGCACTTGGACGGACGATCGGTA from the Candidatus Poribacteria bacterium genome contains:
- the secE gene encoding preprotein translocase subunit SecE, encoding MITRLKNYIQGINLEWQKVTKPDIKEVQGSTITVIVASALLGLFIGLVDGNSAFPAWSSPLSWVVLIALPILVFFFVKSWENQPRSSREARASDDDSLFGSEQNRKLVATAIACVPLIAVVVSRYLLNTSLEGFGMAFLRTLFIR
- the rplA gene encoding 50S ribosomal protein L1; the encoded protein is MAKKGKRYREIKEQVDRFKLHTVDEAVSLLKKTSKAKFDETVDLASRLGVDARQADQNIRGTVALPYGTGKSVRVVVFAQGDPARQAEESGADFVGTDELVDKIADGWLEFDTAIATPDLMRSIMPKLGRILGPRGLMPNAKAGTVTMDVAEAIQSVKAGQIEYRIERSSGVVHVPIGKVSFEEESIKGNLNAVMGALVAARPSAIKGRYIRSVAISSTMGAGIRIDPQQFV
- the rpmG gene encoding 50S ribosomal protein L33, which gives rise to MPRDIAQLACDACNRRNYVTTRNRRTNQNRYERKKYCRFCRKHTVHKETR
- the rplK gene encoding 50S ribosomal protein L11, with protein sequence MAKKVAGEVKLQLVSGQATPQPPVGPSLAPYMINLQEFIKSFNAQTQHQTGMVVTTIITCYSDRSFAFVVKSPPAAVLLKSAAKIAKGSGEPNRNKVASVKMEQIREIAQTKLPDLNTTDLEAAMRMVEGTARSMGLTIE
- the nusG gene encoding transcription termination/antitermination protein NusG, which codes for MNQNMDGYWYVVQIYTGHEKKVKLSLDNMIAREELQDEILQVNVPETEVVEVKDSQRKVSIRPSYPGYVLINTTHELGPHVDSQIGQRSWALIQETPGVMNFLGPPAHPSPLSPEDVEAMLQMSTEEEEVPPTPLIEYEVGDKVKVINGPFSGFPGEIEEVDMVHHRLRLSISLFGRSTSVDLGMLEVEQLN
- the rpoZ gene encoding DNA-directed RNA polymerase subunit omega; the protein is MNEVVYNEDLVKTVENKYLAVNVVAKRARQINADGLPIVRPSAGNKKQKPVAIATQELVEGKLHYKQGEAEAPDSSAVSIFTDPQDANDESDIFNEEIVSDASQQPEEEEREEGL